The following proteins are co-located in the Bremerella cremea genome:
- a CDS encoding glucuronate isomerase, with the protein MSIELRKRLFDQLDQLVLIDPHTHINALDPSSHTLADILGYHYYTELSHSAGMSKERIEEEGISGKEKVGRLIENFGPITNTIQYSWFIEMAQKLLDFDGDSVDANNWEKLYDTAEAKMSAGNWTETVFEKSRLESVFLTNDFDDPLEGFDTSKYIPCLRTDDLVFHLTNPRTKVRLFEATNTEITNVASARIAIGKLFDHFTSKGAKACAISLPPCFAPVQVSDARAETALASVLSKGSSADEADQRAVSNFIFWTLAENCRTFKLPFDLMIGVNRKVFPAGVYQGQDLYDSRVSLIQYKDLLNAFPDVTFPISVLASVTNQELVSYSWIFPNVVANGHWWYSNTPTYIQQDCAARLEAIPRTKQIGYYSDMYKMEFALPKFAMYKRILAKVLAENFVIDRNWSEESAIELGTQLLRGNVETIFNVGK; encoded by the coding sequence ATGTCGATCGAACTCCGAAAACGCCTCTTTGACCAACTTGACCAACTTGTGCTGATCGACCCGCACACGCACATCAACGCGCTCGACCCCTCTTCGCATACTTTGGCCGACATTCTGGGTTACCACTATTATACAGAGCTGTCACATTCCGCTGGCATGTCGAAAGAGCGAATCGAAGAGGAAGGGATCAGCGGTAAGGAGAAGGTCGGCCGCTTGATCGAAAACTTCGGCCCGATCACCAATACGATTCAATATAGTTGGTTCATCGAGATGGCCCAAAAGCTGTTGGACTTCGATGGGGATTCCGTCGATGCCAACAATTGGGAAAAGCTTTACGATACCGCCGAAGCCAAAATGTCCGCTGGCAACTGGACAGAAACCGTCTTCGAGAAAAGCCGCCTGGAATCGGTCTTCCTAACCAACGATTTTGACGACCCGTTAGAAGGCTTTGACACGTCGAAATACATTCCCTGCCTGCGCACGGACGACTTGGTCTTTCATTTGACCAACCCTCGGACCAAAGTCCGCTTATTTGAAGCAACCAATACCGAAATTACCAATGTTGCCTCGGCGCGAATAGCAATCGGTAAATTGTTCGATCATTTCACGAGCAAAGGGGCGAAGGCTTGCGCGATTTCCCTTCCCCCCTGCTTTGCCCCAGTTCAGGTTTCCGATGCTCGCGCCGAAACGGCGCTGGCCAGCGTGCTTTCCAAAGGAAGTAGTGCCGACGAAGCAGACCAGCGAGCCGTGAGCAACTTCATTTTCTGGACCCTGGCCGAGAACTGCCGCACCTTCAAGCTACCGTTCGACTTGATGATTGGCGTGAACCGCAAGGTCTTTCCCGCAGGCGTCTACCAAGGCCAAGACTTGTATGACAGCCGGGTTTCGCTGATCCAGTACAAAGACCTCCTGAACGCGTTCCCGGATGTAACGTTCCCCATTTCGGTCTTAGCCAGCGTTACGAACCAGGAATTGGTCAGCTACTCGTGGATCTTCCCCAACGTGGTCGCCAATGGGCATTGGTGGTACAGCAACACGCCCACCTACATCCAACAAGATTGTGCAGCCCGACTAGAAGCCATTCCCCGAACCAAGCAAATTGGCTACTACAGCGACATGTACAAAATGGAGTTCGCCCTGCCGAAGTTCGCCATGTACAAGCGAATTTTGGCCAAAGTCCTAGCTGAAAACTTCGTGATCGATCGAAATTGGTCGGAAGAATCGGCCATCGAACTCGGCACACAGCTTCTGCGCGGCAATGTCGAGACCATCTTCAACGTAGGCAAATAA
- a CDS encoding MFS transporter: MIQPVGEIQATSRGANQNAGIWGIGNGLVSTTLVTYFALSIGAQEVAISWIIAAPKLVGVLRWFAPYLLKLGGSYRMTSATAFLLSTLFLLLLPLCAVPGIWTSTSRAITAIVICWCFYHLAEYCGFVVFIAWLVQLVPNHQRGRFFGLRERWLTAGKLIGSLFAGLLAVTLRDAFVIDFKWISYPFLAVYGALAMGISVLPLSGIPEPKTQNQPHRSFLEDLQHWRNSRAYWFLLYGTWFSSANGLFSTLLYVYPYRGLNISLLVPMLMVAAMQLGQSLLSRPAGAAIDRFGWRRVMICGQLFVALGPLLYSFGTIGYVAGNLVWIAYALINVALPIAVVDGRSDASAGPPLALYFAWTGLVYGLTALAGWSVANYFVAPELQYDPTAYRTYFFVATLLRLSAVIPLLLLPAESRANK, encoded by the coding sequence GTGATCCAACCTGTCGGGGAGATACAAGCGACTTCGCGCGGAGCGAACCAGAATGCCGGCATCTGGGGAATTGGCAACGGTCTGGTTTCCACCACATTGGTTACCTATTTCGCGTTGAGCATCGGTGCGCAAGAAGTCGCCATATCGTGGATTATTGCCGCTCCAAAGTTGGTCGGCGTGTTGCGTTGGTTTGCTCCCTATCTCTTAAAGCTTGGGGGAAGCTATCGCATGACCAGCGCGACGGCGTTCTTGCTGTCGACCCTTTTCTTATTGCTACTTCCTCTGTGTGCGGTTCCTGGGATCTGGACTTCCACTTCGAGGGCGATAACCGCGATCGTGATTTGCTGGTGCTTCTATCACTTAGCCGAATATTGCGGCTTTGTGGTTTTCATTGCTTGGCTCGTACAACTTGTCCCCAACCACCAACGCGGTCGTTTCTTTGGCCTCCGCGAACGTTGGCTTACCGCCGGAAAACTGATCGGGAGCCTGTTTGCCGGCCTTCTCGCAGTCACGCTACGCGATGCATTTGTGATCGACTTCAAATGGATCTCTTATCCCTTTCTGGCCGTCTACGGAGCACTGGCCATGGGGATTTCAGTTCTTCCGCTGTCAGGAATTCCCGAACCGAAAACCCAGAATCAACCCCATCGCTCGTTCTTAGAAGACCTGCAGCATTGGCGAAACTCCCGAGCATATTGGTTTTTGCTTTACGGAACGTGGTTCTCTTCCGCCAATGGGCTGTTCTCGACGTTGCTGTATGTCTACCCTTATCGCGGCCTCAATATCTCGTTGTTGGTTCCCATGTTAATGGTCGCCGCGATGCAATTAGGGCAATCTCTCCTCAGTCGTCCCGCTGGGGCCGCGATCGATCGGTTTGGCTGGCGGCGTGTGATGATCTGCGGGCAACTTTTCGTTGCCTTGGGGCCTTTGCTCTACAGTTTCGGCACAATCGGTTACGTGGCAGGCAACCTAGTCTGGATCGCTTATGCCCTAATCAACGTGGCCTTACCCATTGCCGTCGTCGATGGCCGCAGCGATGCCAGCGCCGGTCCTCCTTTGGCCCTCTATTTCGCCTGGACCGGACTTGTTTACGGGCTAACCGCATTGGCCGGTTGGTCGGTTGCAAACTATTTCGTTGCCCCGGAACTTCAGTACGACCCTACGGCGTATCGCACTTATTTCTTTGTGGCAACTCTTCTCCGGCTTTCTGCCGTGATCCCCTTGCTGTTGCTCCCTGCTGAAAGCCGTGCGAACAAGTGA
- a CDS encoding zinc ribbon domain-containing protein YjdM, giving the protein MSDLPNCPECGSEFTYEDRDLFVCPSCGHEWSKLAAEENADAAVIKDANGNPLQDGDTVTVIKDLKVKGSSLVVKVGTKVKNIRLVDGDHDIDCKIDGIGAMQLKSEYVKKV; this is encoded by the coding sequence ATGAGTGATTTGCCGAATTGTCCGGAATGTGGTTCTGAGTTTACCTACGAAGATCGAGATCTTTTCGTTTGCCCATCATGCGGTCATGAATGGAGCAAACTGGCGGCTGAAGAGAATGCTGACGCTGCGGTCATCAAAGATGCCAATGGCAATCCGCTGCAAGACGGCGACACCGTGACGGTGATAAAAGACCTGAAGGTGAAAGGTTCGTCGTTGGTGGTTAAGGTGGGCACGAAGGTGAAGAATATTCGTCTGGTCGACGGCGATCACGATATCGACTGCAAAATCGACGGCATCGGTGCGATGCAGCTAAAGTCGGAATACGTCAAAAAGGTGTAA
- a CDS encoding prolyl oligopeptidase family serine peptidase, with protein sequence MPADKKRQATQRFTWTGTDGNQRSFSYWCYLPPDAPPTSRLPLLLFLHGAGERGNNLSLVCKHGPPKLIEQGEDFPFVVIAPQCPFDQWWTMPQNLIGLAKLVEQVSADYPIDPERMYVTGMSMGGYGTWQLAATYPKLFAAIVPICGGTNLSQAVALQSIPVWAFHGRDDDIVPLIRSQEIIDELTKIGSDATLTIYDNVRHDSWSATYANREIYDWLLTHKTSNSFGE encoded by the coding sequence ATGCCAGCAGATAAAAAGCGGCAAGCAACTCAGCGGTTCACGTGGACTGGCACGGATGGCAATCAACGATCGTTTTCCTACTGGTGCTATCTGCCGCCAGATGCACCACCAACATCACGCTTGCCGCTACTGCTTTTTCTGCACGGAGCAGGCGAACGGGGAAACAATTTATCCCTGGTCTGCAAGCATGGCCCTCCCAAATTAATCGAACAGGGTGAAGACTTTCCCTTTGTGGTCATCGCTCCTCAGTGTCCATTCGATCAGTGGTGGACCATGCCACAAAACTTGATTGGCTTAGCTAAACTGGTGGAACAAGTGTCTGCTGACTACCCGATCGATCCCGAGCGTATGTACGTCACCGGCATGAGCATGGGAGGCTACGGAACGTGGCAACTTGCGGCTACCTATCCCAAGTTATTCGCCGCGATCGTTCCCATTTGCGGTGGAACCAATCTCTCGCAGGCTGTGGCCTTGCAGAGCATTCCCGTCTGGGCATTTCACGGACGCGACGATGATATTGTACCGTTGATTAGAAGTCAGGAAATAATTGACGAGTTAACCAAGATTGGCAGTGACGCCACACTAACCATTTACGACAATGTGCGGCACGATAGCTGGTCTGCAACGTATGCCAATCGAGAAATATACGATTGGCTGCTAACTCATAAGACCAGCAATTCATTTGGCGAATAA
- a CDS encoding DUF4013 domain-containing protein: MSSDNPFASPEDIHSDYSPGSDGSVQPRSSVDYLETYGKVFENSNWFFNVLILGLVALIGNYLLFIGGIIVTGYGLTLLHAKSTGQTNTYPDFDFNKFGEYLIRGFWMFLVAIVFGLCLLPIFFVLAFIMGALQHSGSDVLGALGTILFFVFCFVLGIIASLAAIPLMLRAGLQCSFTAAFDFAWIKDFISKMWVEQIVGAILLSIISWFVMLVGLVALCIGMIPAAGIVMIAQWNFFTQLYQVYIGRGGQPIPYRDSGSL, translated from the coding sequence ATGTCGTCTGACAATCCGTTTGCATCACCCGAAGATATTCACAGCGATTATAGCCCTGGCAGTGACGGCTCGGTCCAACCTCGATCCTCTGTGGATTACCTAGAAACCTACGGCAAAGTCTTTGAAAACTCGAATTGGTTTTTCAACGTTCTGATCTTGGGCTTAGTGGCTTTAATCGGGAACTATCTCTTATTTATTGGCGGAATTATTGTGACCGGCTACGGCCTAACTTTATTACACGCAAAATCGACAGGGCAAACAAACACTTATCCAGATTTCGACTTTAACAAGTTTGGCGAATATCTAATTCGTGGGTTTTGGATGTTTCTTGTGGCAATCGTCTTCGGGCTTTGCCTTTTACCGATCTTTTTTGTCCTTGCATTTATCATGGGGGCGCTTCAGCATTCTGGCAGCGATGTATTGGGCGCACTAGGAACAATCCTCTTTTTCGTTTTCTGTTTTGTGCTCGGAATCATAGCCAGTCTCGCAGCGATTCCCCTTATGCTCCGAGCTGGCTTGCAGTGCAGTTTTACCGCCGCATTTGACTTTGCTTGGATCAAAGACTTTATTTCCAAGATGTGGGTCGAGCAAATCGTGGGTGCGATTCTCTTAAGCATCATCAGCTGGTTTGTGATGCTCGTTGGCCTGGTTGCCCTCTGCATCGGCATGATTCCAGCCGCCGGTATCGTGATGATTGCGCAGTGGAATTTCTTCACCCAGCTTTACCAAGTCTATATCGGACGCGGTGGCCAACCGATTCCTTACCGCGATTCGGGTTCGCTCTAA
- a CDS encoding DUF3299 domain-containing protein — MPLVLAFAGCTQPDPSQPTSTTDSNVEADTSAPAASDSQASQPLANNSAAAQQPDGNVSASEKTQVTTDSPQPTAPKSTTPKPQPGKTIDMTFDDIKFDIAPDADFERSMLPQAIEDLKKQKIRIGGFILPGYQSRDIKQFVLVRDNMECCFGPGAALYDCILVEMSGRGVDFTVRPVTVEGEFTIQEYKDGDDKVRAIYHLQGTNVR, encoded by the coding sequence GTGCCCCTTGTGCTGGCGTTTGCTGGCTGCACTCAGCCAGATCCCTCGCAACCCACGTCTACCACCGATAGCAATGTCGAAGCGGATACCTCCGCGCCAGCCGCCAGTGACTCCCAGGCCAGCCAGCCCTTAGCCAATAACTCGGCAGCCGCCCAGCAGCCTGACGGCAATGTATCCGCTTCAGAGAAAACGCAGGTCACAACCGATTCTCCGCAGCCTACCGCTCCCAAAAGCACGACTCCCAAACCACAGCCTGGCAAAACGATTGACATGACGTTCGACGACATCAAGTTCGATATCGCCCCCGATGCCGACTTCGAGCGGTCGATGCTACCTCAGGCAATCGAGGATCTTAAGAAACAGAAGATCCGCATTGGTGGCTTTATTCTGCCGGGCTACCAAAGTCGCGATATCAAACAGTTTGTTCTCGTCCGCGACAACATGGAATGTTGCTTTGGCCCTGGAGCCGCGTTGTACGACTGTATCCTGGTCGAGATGAGTGGCCGTGGCGTGGACTTCACCGTGCGTCCCGTGACCGTGGAAGGGGAATTCACCATCCAAGAATACAAGGACGGTGACGACAAAGTGCGTGCGATTTATCATCTGCAAGGAACGAACGTTCGCTAA
- a CDS encoding DUF3299 domain-containing protein — translation MSTTSDSSSYFSGDVDPAMYEQYRSISSLAVTALLIGFVSLVAILAFPLVLISLIGIALGTWAAISVRKNRATQTGFPLAVIGIVLSFASLAGGTARYIYDEYYDLPPGYEVIPFGLLQKQPGQTLPIPDSALALDGKKVLLRGYVYPHAKRKNLTSFVMVPDFDTCCFGGQPALTDMVEVRLAEPLKVDFSYNRRKIGGTLRVHPDLKKIEDLTGVFYELEANYVD, via the coding sequence ATGAGCACGACCTCCGACTCCAGTTCGTATTTCAGTGGCGACGTCGATCCAGCGATGTACGAGCAATATCGCTCCATCAGTTCGCTGGCGGTTACGGCACTTCTGATCGGATTTGTCAGCCTGGTAGCGATTCTTGCGTTCCCGCTGGTTCTAATCTCGCTGATCGGCATTGCCCTGGGAACTTGGGCCGCGATCTCCGTGCGAAAGAATCGAGCTACGCAAACGGGCTTTCCTTTAGCCGTTATCGGAATCGTGCTCTCGTTCGCCAGCCTTGCCGGCGGAACGGCACGTTATATCTATGATGAGTACTACGACCTGCCACCAGGTTACGAAGTGATTCCATTTGGCCTTCTTCAAAAGCAACCTGGGCAAACCTTGCCGATTCCCGATTCTGCCTTGGCGCTTGACGGCAAGAAGGTACTGCTTCGCGGATACGTCTATCCGCATGCGAAAAGAAAGAACCTAACCAGCTTTGTCATGGTCCCCGACTTCGATACTTGCTGCTTCGGGGGACAGCCGGCATTAACGGATATGGTCGAAGTTCGTCTGGCCGAGCCTTTAAAGGTTGATTTTTCTTACAATAGACGCAAGATTGGGGGAACGCTCAGAGTCCATCCCGATTTGAAAAAGATCGAGGACCTGACGGGCGTCTTTTACGAACTCGAAGCCAATTACGTCGATTGA
- a CDS encoding ABC transporter permease: MSIWQIAWRSIRQRALASSLTSFSMALGVLLVTAVLLVHGLVSKSFSDNSDLGYNMIAGAKGGKLQQVLNTTFYLSEPVENIPYTFYQEFLTKEQQEKELAVMAPEKRGELSDGTFAKNTEFAIPVCLGDYYQNFRVVGTLPKFFESFKNEDGEDLKYHFDEGRNFEVWNEEHGYREAVVGSIVAQQTGLKLGDQIAASHGGDPTDIHTESPFTVVGILAPSGTPNDRAVFINMEGFYLMSGHAKVEEDDKEVALVEKGKDQPLDSSEQVDVASVDIDTAEKTTSRPQPLPIDQREVTAILLRTADLFSPIIIRNRVNEGNVAQIVMPVMEITNLFDLIVKPIQTLLLVITTLICFVSGISILVSIYNSMNDRKREIAVMRALGARRETVMGIVLWESIILSVGGGILGWMGAHLLLFLASPSIEAQTGVRIGLFDLAPLPRSLEVQLPAVIIENSWLGPFCSLELVIVPALIMLAVIVGFLPAYTAYRTDVAEALSSSP, translated from the coding sequence ATGAGTATTTGGCAAATCGCTTGGCGAAGTATTCGACAACGGGCACTGGCTTCGTCCCTGACCTCGTTCTCGATGGCCCTTGGCGTGCTGTTAGTCACGGCGGTGCTGTTGGTACACGGCTTGGTCTCCAAGTCGTTTTCCGACAATTCCGACTTGGGCTACAACATGATTGCCGGTGCTAAGGGTGGCAAGCTGCAGCAAGTGCTCAATACCACCTTTTACCTGAGCGAACCGGTTGAGAACATTCCCTATACGTTCTACCAAGAGTTCCTAACAAAAGAACAACAGGAAAAAGAGCTCGCCGTGATGGCACCGGAAAAGCGAGGCGAGCTTTCCGATGGCACCTTTGCTAAAAATACCGAGTTCGCGATTCCCGTTTGCCTGGGAGACTACTATCAAAACTTTCGCGTGGTGGGCACCCTGCCGAAGTTTTTCGAGTCCTTCAAGAACGAAGACGGGGAAGATCTGAAATACCACTTTGATGAAGGTCGCAATTTCGAGGTCTGGAACGAAGAACATGGCTATCGCGAAGCAGTTGTCGGCTCGATCGTCGCCCAGCAGACGGGGCTTAAGCTAGGTGACCAGATAGCGGCCTCCCATGGTGGAGACCCGACCGATATCCATACCGAATCACCATTCACGGTGGTCGGCATCTTGGCGCCATCCGGAACCCCCAACGACCGAGCCGTTTTCATTAACATGGAAGGCTTCTACCTCATGTCAGGCCACGCCAAGGTAGAAGAAGATGATAAAGAAGTTGCCCTGGTCGAGAAGGGGAAAGATCAGCCTCTTGATTCCTCGGAGCAGGTAGATGTAGCCAGTGTCGATATCGATACGGCAGAAAAAACGACTTCTCGCCCGCAGCCACTACCGATTGATCAGCGCGAAGTCACGGCCATCCTCCTGAGAACAGCCGACCTGTTCTCCCCCATCATCATTCGTAATCGAGTGAACGAAGGGAATGTTGCTCAAATTGTGATGCCGGTTATGGAGATCACGAATCTCTTCGATTTAATCGTGAAACCGATTCAAACCCTGCTTTTGGTCATCACGACACTCATCTGCTTTGTCTCGGGAATTTCTATTCTGGTCAGCATTTACAACTCGATGAATGATCGCAAACGTGAAATTGCCGTCATGCGGGCCTTAGGGGCTCGACGTGAAACGGTAATGGGGATTGTTCTTTGGGAATCGATCATCCTTTCTGTAGGAGGAGGTATTTTAGGCTGGATGGGCGCTCATCTCTTGTTATTCCTGGCCAGTCCCTCGATCGAGGCCCAAACAGGCGTCCGAATTGGCCTTTTCGATTTGGCTCCCCTACCAAGATCGCTTGAAGTTCAGCTACCAGCGGTGATAATAGAAAATAGCTGGCTAGGCCCATTTTGCAGCTTAGAGCTGGTTATCGTGCCGGCTCTAATAATGTTGGCGGTGATCGTTGGCTTCCTGCCCGCATACACGGCTTATCGAACCGACGTGGCGGAAGCACTCAGTTCATCTCCGTAA
- a CDS encoding RNA polymerase sigma factor has product MMNGNSYNDDRDRIVDLVAQAQTGDRDAFGQLVEIFQPVVFAIALKRLRHYWEAQELSQDVFIQAMEKLGQLREPAAFPGWLRSIAARMAINRAVRRPNDFATEPEALAAVCVENATPLHAILEVERRDNLAVGISRLGEMDRDTLQAFYVDGHSLREMSDEFEAPIGTIKRRLHVARKRLAKEMEELEAVAV; this is encoded by the coding sequence ATGATGAACGGAAACTCGTACAACGATGATCGTGACCGAATTGTCGACTTAGTCGCACAGGCCCAAACGGGTGACCGCGATGCATTTGGCCAGTTGGTAGAAATCTTCCAGCCGGTGGTGTTTGCAATTGCTTTGAAGCGGTTGCGTCACTACTGGGAAGCCCAGGAATTGAGCCAGGACGTCTTCATCCAGGCTATGGAAAAGCTAGGCCAGTTGCGTGAACCGGCTGCTTTCCCAGGCTGGCTGCGTTCGATCGCGGCTCGGATGGCTATTAACCGGGCAGTTCGTCGGCCCAATGACTTCGCAACCGAGCCGGAAGCGTTGGCTGCCGTTTGTGTAGAAAACGCGACTCCGCTGCACGCGATTTTAGAAGTTGAGCGCCGCGATAACCTGGCCGTCGGAATCAGCCGACTCGGCGAGATGGACCGGGATACACTCCAGGCCTTCTACGTCGACGGACATTCCTTGCGGGAAATGAGCGACGAATTCGAGGCTCCGATCGGAACGATCAAGCGTCGGTTGCACGTTGCCCGTAAGCGGCTGGCCAAAGAGATGGAAGAACTGGAGGCGGTCGCCGTTTAG
- the eboE gene encoding metabolite traffic protein EboE, whose translation MTIQSWTGYCTNVHAGATLEQTEHNLKTHAARVQEYLGAAQPLGVGLWLSASTAKSLIEPGKLDAFAELLRVNKWIPYTFNGFPFGDFHKAVVKHDVYLPTWWQPERLAYTKNLVTILDQLLAPGEEGSISTMPIAWGKPEPTQQQWSDAVDNLLNLVDYLHTLEQQTGRLIYVCIEPEPGCLLDTTEDVIQLFQDRLFPKGDSQQIRRYLRVCHDICHAAVMFEDQSTVLQKYAEAGISIGKVQISSAIEIRFADLSPAERTAVLNEVSHFAEDRYLHQTTVKDAAGNVRFYEDLPYALNEVADNPPQDETWRIHFHMPIYLDQFGLLRTTQAQIYDFLSEIKQYPQIRHFEVETYAWSVVPEDLRQPELAAGIAQEIQWLRQQLPHTPLV comes from the coding sequence ATGACAATCCAATCTTGGACGGGCTACTGCACCAACGTCCACGCGGGGGCCACCCTCGAGCAAACCGAACACAACTTGAAAACGCATGCCGCGCGTGTGCAAGAATATCTCGGGGCTGCTCAGCCTCTCGGAGTTGGCCTATGGTTGTCCGCCTCGACTGCCAAATCCTTAATCGAGCCCGGCAAGCTCGATGCGTTTGCCGAGTTGCTGCGAGTCAACAAATGGATTCCCTATACCTTTAACGGTTTTCCCTTCGGCGATTTCCATAAGGCTGTCGTAAAGCATGATGTCTATCTGCCTACTTGGTGGCAGCCAGAACGATTGGCCTATACCAAGAATCTGGTAACCATCCTCGATCAACTGTTAGCTCCTGGCGAAGAAGGAAGTATCTCGACCATGCCGATTGCTTGGGGCAAGCCTGAGCCAACGCAGCAGCAGTGGTCCGATGCGGTGGACAACCTGTTAAACCTGGTCGATTACCTCCACACGCTGGAGCAGCAAACCGGGAGGTTGATTTACGTATGTATCGAACCAGAACCTGGCTGCCTATTAGATACCACTGAGGATGTCATTCAACTGTTTCAGGATCGCCTGTTCCCCAAAGGCGATTCGCAACAAATCCGCCGCTATCTGCGTGTTTGCCACGATATTTGTCATGCTGCGGTCATGTTCGAAGATCAATCAACGGTCCTGCAGAAATACGCGGAAGCAGGCATCTCGATTGGCAAAGTCCAGATTTCCTCCGCCATTGAAATTCGCTTCGCCGATCTTTCGCCCGCTGAACGAACGGCGGTCCTGAACGAGGTTTCGCACTTCGCGGAAGATCGTTACCTGCATCAGACCACCGTGAAAGATGCCGCTGGCAATGTTCGGTTTTATGAAGACTTGCCGTACGCGTTGAACGAGGTCGCCGACAATCCTCCGCAAGACGAGACTTGGCGAATTCACTTTCATATGCCGATTTATCTCGACCAGTTCGGCCTGCTGCGAACCACGCAAGCACAGATCTACGACTTTCTTTCCGAGATCAAACAGTATCCTCAGATTCGCCACTTCGAGGTAGAAACCTATGCCTGGAGCGTTGTCCCAGAAGATCTGCGGCAGCCAGAATTAGCAGCCGGAATCGCCCAAGAGATTCAATGGCTTCGTCAGCAGTTGCCCCATACACCACTCGTTTAA
- a CDS encoding inositol monophosphatase family protein: protein MSSYLTSCEKAARAAGEVLLQWRGKFQVREKGRADLVTDADVAAQKAIEEILLSDFPDFEFLGEEGPAGVSRSTGSPFCWIVDPLDGTTNYVHGLPNYSVSIGLAKAGTIIAGVVYDPVFDRCFKAEKGQGAYLNDERIEVSSARSLDEALIAASFAASIQKGSPEIKDFVNILTQSRGIRRLGSAALNLAYVASGCLDGYWAGSNKPWDVAAGVILVQEAGGIVQGYGQEAFDIQRPKIVATCTPELQAAIQDQITSF from the coding sequence ATGTCTTCTTACTTAACAAGTTGCGAAAAGGCAGCCCGTGCTGCCGGCGAAGTGCTCCTCCAATGGAGGGGAAAGTTTCAGGTTCGTGAGAAAGGACGAGCTGACTTGGTCACTGATGCCGATGTGGCTGCCCAGAAGGCAATCGAAGAGATCCTGCTGAGCGACTTCCCAGACTTCGAGTTCCTTGGAGAAGAAGGTCCCGCAGGCGTGTCCCGCTCTACCGGCAGTCCATTTTGCTGGATCGTCGACCCCTTAGATGGCACCACCAACTATGTGCATGGTTTGCCGAATTATTCGGTTTCCATCGGCCTGGCAAAAGCCGGAACCATAATAGCCGGCGTTGTTTACGATCCTGTCTTCGATCGCTGCTTTAAAGCCGAAAAAGGCCAAGGGGCCTATCTAAACGACGAGAGAATCGAGGTCAGCTCCGCGCGGTCCTTAGACGAAGCTCTCATTGCCGCTAGCTTCGCGGCCAGCATTCAGAAGGGTTCTCCTGAAATCAAGGATTTTGTCAACATTCTGACTCAATCTCGCGGAATTCGCCGACTAGGCTCGGCAGCCCTCAACTTGGCCTATGTGGCCTCAGGCTGCCTCGATGGTTATTGGGCAGGCTCGAACAAGCCTTGGGATGTTGCCGCAGGGGTGATTCTAGTGCAAGAAGCTGGCGGAATTGTCCAAGGTTACGGCCAGGAAGCTTTCGATATCCAACGGCCCAAGATCGTGGCAACGTGTACGCCCGAGCTACAAGCAGCCATCCAGGACCAAATCACTAGTTTCTAA